A genome region from Pyrenophora tritici-repentis strain M4 chromosome 9, whole genome shotgun sequence includes the following:
- a CDS encoding GcvP, Glycine cleavage system protein P (pyridoxal-binding), C-terminal domain protein: MRTACLRAASTASRLTRSTCVAQLSRPQLAGTSSRVSSYLTQQALQKRAFQQNSTTAQQAAAAAAPADDVFDTPPQQTNSAKPFEALDTFPRRHIGPSAESAEAMLKALDPPVGSLDQFVRQVIPADILSARELKIGSLVDQSPESWKYNGVPESVFLNNAKEIMNENMPGNSLIGQGYYGTKVPEVIKRNVLENPAWYTSYTPYQPEISQGRLESLLNFQTMVSDLTGLSIANASVLDEPTAAAEAMTMSMGMMPLSKQKSKNKTFLVSEKCHPQTLAVLYSRAEGFGINIEVADVLANNSKRVEEIGQDLVGVLAQYPDTEGGVSDFRGLAEKVHKTGALFSVATDLLALTLLTPPGEFGADIAFGNAQRFGVPLGFGGPHAAFFACDEQYKRKIPGRLIGLSKDRLGNPAARLALQTREQHIRREKATSNICTAQALLANMSAMYAVYHGPNGLTAIAKQVVAKARLIQQALINYGFETGQRGKLDNSPVLFDTFVVKTGDKTDGIIAHLDAKHILVRKVDDQHIGISVDETTSVQTISGLLASFRRSGSSENTTSFNEAVDIEVPAPFKRTSEFMTHPVFNSHHSETELLRYINHLSSKDLSLVHSMIPLGSCTMKLNSTAEMAPVSFEKVSNLHPFLPLDRAKGYLTMIKQLEDDLADITGFHSVSLQPNSGAQGEFTGLRVIRKYLEQQPGKKRDICLIPVSAHGTNPASAAMCGMRVVPIKCDQATGNLDMADLKAKCEKHSEELGAFMVTYPSTFGVFEPNVKAACDLIHQHGGQVYMDGANMNAQIGLCSPGEIGADVCHLNLHKTFCIPHGGGGPGVGPIGVKEHLTPFLPGHLRGETGGEQAIHPVSGAPWGSASILPISWAYIKMMGAVGLTEATKITLLNANYILSRLKPHYPILYTNEKGRCAHEFILDVRGFKETAGIEAIDIAKRLQDYGFHAPTMSWPVANTLMIEPTESESKAELDQFCDALIAIRKEIQEVEDGKQPKDANVLKMSPHTQQDLITGEWNRSYTREKAAYPLSYLKAKKFWPSVARLDDAYGDTNLFCTCAPVQEEETDITGAAAPNPT; this comes from the exons ATGCGCACCGCATGTCTACGGGCTGCTAGCACTGCTAGTAGGCTCACAAGAAGCACATGTGTAGCACAGCTATCGCGTCCACAGCTCGCAGGCACCTCGTCAAGAGTTTCTTCCTATCTCACTCAGCAGGCGCTTCAGAAACGCGCCTTCCAGCAAAATTCCACAACCGCACAACAAGCAGCCGCGGCTGCTGCACCTGCCGATGATGTATTCGACACGCCACCTCAGCAGACGAATTCGGCGAAGCCTTTCGAAGCGCTCGACACATTTCCCCGCCGTCACATTGGGCCTTCTGCAGAGTCAGCCGAAGCCATGCTCAAGGCGTTAGACCCGCCCGTCGGCAGTCTCGACCAATTTGTGAGGCAGGTGATACCCGCCGACATTCTTTCGGCGCGAGAGTTGAAGATTGGGAGCTTGGTGGATCAGTCCCCCGAATCATGGAAATACAACGGCGTGCCCGAGTCCGTATTCTTGAACAACGCAAAGGAAATCATGAACGAGAATATGCCGGGCAACAGCCTCATCGGACAGGGATATTATGGAACAAAGGTGCCGGAGGTGATTAAGAGGAATGTGCTGGAGAACCCGGCATGGTATACAAGCTACACGCCATACCAGCCTGAAATCAGCCAGGGACGTCTCGAGTCGCTGCTGAACTTTCAAACCATGGTGTCAGACCTGACAGGCCTGAGCATTGCGAATGCTTCGGTGCTGGACGAGCCGACTGCGGCCGCCGAGGCCATGACCATGTCTATGGGCATGATGCCACTGTCCAAGCAGAAGAGCAAGAACAAGACTTTCCTGGTGTCGGAGAAGTGCCACCCGCAGACTCTCGCCGTCTTGTATTCTCGCGCTGAAGGTTTTGGCATCAACATCGAGGTTGCAGACGTGCTCGCAAACAACAGCAAGAGGGTTGAGGAGATAGGCCAAGATTTGGTTGGAGTACTGGCTCAGTACCCGGATACAGAGGGAGGTGTGAGCGACTTCCGCGGTTTGGCTGAGAAGGTGCACAAGACCGGTGCTCTCTTCAGTGTAGCAACCGACCTGCTCGCTCTTACGCTGCTCACTCCACCAGGCGAGTTCGGTGCCGACATTGCTTTCGGAAACGCACAGCGCTTCGGTGTACCCCTGGGTTTTGGTGGACCACATGCTGCTTTCTTCGCTTGCGACGAGCAGTATAAGCGCAAGATTCCGGGTCGTCTGATCGGTCTCTCAAAGGATAGGCTGGGAAACCCAGCGGCACGACTTGCTTTACAGACTCGCGAGCAGCACATCCGACGTGAGAAGGCAACCAGCAACATTTGCACGGCCCAGGCTCTGTTGGCAAACATGAGCGCCATGTACGCCGTGTACCATGGTCCCAACGGCCTTACCGCCATTGCTAAGCAAGTCGTTGCAAAGGCCCGTCTAATTCAGCAAGCACTCATCAACTATGGCTTTGAGACTGGTCAGCGTGGAAAATTGGACAACTCGCCTGTCCTTTTCGATACCTTTGTCGTCAAGACAGGAGACAAGACCGATGGCATCATTGCCCACCTCGACGCGAAGCATATTCTCGTGAGAAAGGTCGATGATCAGCACATCGGTATCTCTGTTGACGAGACAACCAGTGTGCAGACCATTTCAGGTCTACTGGCATCGTTCAGAAGATCTGGCAGCAGTGAAAATACTACTTCTTTCAACGAGGCTGTCGATATTGAGGTCCCAGCGCCGTTCAAGAGGACAAGCGAGTTCATGACCCACCCAGTTTTCAACTCGCATCACTCAGAAACTGAGCTTCTGCGATACATCAACCACCTATCATCGAAGGATTTGTCACTGGTACACTCCATGATTCCCCTGGGCTCCTGCACCATGAAGCTCAACTCGACAGCTGAGATGGCACCCGTATCATTTGAAAAGGTCTCCAATTTGCATCCCTTCCTTCCGCTGGACCGCGCCAAGGGCTACCTTACGATGATCAAGCAATTGGAAGATGATCTTGCTGATATTACTGGCTTCCACTCGGTCTCGCTGCAACCCAACTCTGGCGCCCAGGGCGAGTTCACTGGCCTCCGCGTTATCCGCAAGTACCTTGAGCAACAGCCTGGCAAGAAGCGAGACATTTGCTTGATTCCTGTATCCGCACACGGCACTAACCCTGCCAGTGCTGCCATGTGCGGCATGCGTGTTGTGCCGATCAAGTGCGATCAGGCGACTGGTAACCTTGACATGGCTGATTTAAAAGCCAAATGCGAGAAGCACAGTGAGGAGCTCGGTGCCTTCATGGTCACCTACCCCAGTACTTTCGGTGTTTTCGAGCCCAACGTCAAGGCAGCTTGCGACCTTATCCACCAGCATGGCGGTCAAGTCTACATGGACGGCGCAAACATGAACGCACAGATTGGTCTCTGCTCGCCAGGAGAGATTGGTGCCGACGTGTGCCATCTCAACCTCCACAAGACCTTCTGTATTCCCCACGGCGGTGGTGGACCTGGTGTAGGACCTATCGGTGTCAAGGAGCACCTTACTCCCTTCCTTCCTGGCCATCTCCGCGGCGAAACCGGTGGCGAGCAAGCTATCCATCCCGTCAGTGGTGCACCCTGGGGCAGCGCCAGCATTCTGCCCATCAGCTGGGCGTATATCAAGATGATGGGTGCCGTCGGCCTAACCGAAGCCACCAAGATCACTCTCCTCAACGCCAACTATATTCTCTCCCGCCTCAAGCCTCACTACCCCATCCTCTACACCAACGAAAAAGGCCGCTGTGCCCACGAATTCATCCTCGACGTCCGTGGCTTCAAGGAAACCGCCGGTATTGAAGCCATTGATATCGCCAAGCGTCTCCAAGACTACGGTTTCCATGCCCCGACTATGAGCTGGCCCGTGGCCAATACACTCATGATCGAGCCTACAGAGTCGGAGAGCAAGGCCGAGCTAGACCAGTTCTGTGACGCTCTCATCGCTATCAGGAAAGAGATCCAAGAAGTCGAGGATGGCAAGCAGCCCAAGGACGCGAACGTGTTGAAGATGAGCCCGCATACACAGCAAGATCTCATCACTGGCGAGTGGAACAGGAGCTATACCAGAGAGAAGGCGGCGTACCCACTTTCGTACCTCAAGGCGAAGAAGTTCTGGCCCAGCGTTGCGAGGTTGGATGATG CATACGGCGACACAAACCTCTTCTGTACCTGCGCACCTGTCCAGGAAGAGGAGACAGATATCACCGGTGCTGCTGCGCCTAACCCGACATAA
- a CDS encoding Pyr-redox-3 multi-domain protein yields MVHFRTDIGATNEAADPNNENYAKELETDVLIVGAGFGGIYMMHKLRQQGLKCKIMEAGSNIGGIWHWNCYPGARVDSQVPVYEYSMPEVWQDWNWSCRYPGAGELQKYFDHVEKKLEIKKDCAFNTRVVSAQYDKRSSRWIVKTEDGRTARCKYFLLAIGFAAKRHFPDWPGMEKFAGEIHHSSFWPESGVDVKGKRVAVIGAGSTGVQIAQETAKEAASVTQFVRTPNLCLPMQQKSLTKEEQDKRKQGEYQEIFKRRLNTFAGFAYDYIEKNTFDDSPEEREAFYEKMWENGGFEFWLANYKDLLFDNKANREAYNFWAKKTRARITDPEKREILAPLEPPHAFGTKRPSLEQNYYEMLDRPENKVIDVKKTPIKEFNEKGIVLSDGTLHEFDVIALATGFDSVTGGIKNMGLKDVDGVELAEKWKNGTYSYLGMTLSGFPNCFFMYGAQGPTAFSNGPTCVEVQGDWIVDAIVKLRDEGITYCDPTHEAEQQWREKIVELSDKTLFPQTDSWYMGANVPGKLREQLNFAGGFPLYRQMTRSALENGFEGFITA; encoded by the exons ATGGTTCATTTTAGGACAGATATTGGGGCGACGAACGAGGCGGCGGACCCAAATAATGAAAATTATGCAAAGGAGCTCGAGACCGACGTGCTGATTGTAGGTGCTGGGTTTGGTGGCATCTACATGATGCATAAGCTTCGTCAGCAGGGTCTCAAATGCAAGATCATGGAGGCTGGTTCCAATATTGGTGGTATCTGGCACTGGAATTGTTATCCAGGTGCACGGGTTGATTCGCAGGTGCCTGTATATGAGTATAGTATGCCTGAAGTTTGGCAG GACTGGAATTGGTCATGCAGATATCCTGGGGCGGGGGAGCTTCAGAAATACTTTGATCACGTGGAGAAGAAACTGGAAATCAAGAAGGATTGTGCCTTCAACACCAGAGTTGTCAGCGCGCAATATGACAAGCGATCCTCGAGATGGATCGTAAAGACAGAAGATGGCAGGACGGCGCGTTGCAAGTACTTCCTCTTGGCCATCGGGTTCGCAGCAAAGAGACATTTCCCCGACTGGCCGGGCATGGAAAAGTTTGCAGGAGAGATTCACCACTCCAGTTTCTGGCCCGAATCCGGAGTAGATGTAAAGGGCAAACGCGTTGCGGTCATCGGTGCTGGCTCCACTGGTGTTCAGATCGCCCAAGAAACTGCAAAGGAGGCAGCTAGTGTAACGCAATTCGTCCGGACACCGAACCTGTGTCTGCCTATGCAGCAAAAATCATTGACAAAGGAAGAACAAGACAAGAGAAAGCAGGGCGAATACCAGGAAATCTTCAAGAGACGATTGAACACGTTCGCCGGCTTCGCATACGACTACATCGAGAAGAACACATTCGACGACTCACCGGAGGAGCGCGAGGCATTCTACGAGAAGATGTGGGAGAATGGTGGTTTCGAGTTCTGGCTG GCGAACTACAAAGACTTGTTATTCGACAACAAGGCTAATCGTGAAGCGTACAACTTCTGGGCGAAGAAGACCCGGGCCCGGATAACAGATCCGGAGAAACGTGAAATCCTTGCGCCCCTGGAGCCGCCACACGCATTCGGTACCAAGCGGCCAAGTCTGGAGCAGAACTATTACGAGATGCTCGATAGACCGGAAAACAAGGTTATTGATGTGAAGAAGACGCCAATTAAGGAGTTCAACGAAAAGGGTATTGTGCTGTCTGATGGCACACTCCACGAATTCGACGTCATTGCTCTTGCAACCGGCTTCGACTCGGTGACGGGAGGAATAAAGAACATGGGATTGAAGGACGTCGACGGTGTTGAGCTTGCAGAGAAGTGGAAAAACGGCACCTATTCATACCTCGGCATGACCTTGAGTGGATTCCC CAACTGCTTCTTCATGTATGGCGCTCAAGGCCCGACGGCGTTTTCCAATGGACCGACATGTGTTGAGGTACAGGGAGATTGGATTGTCGACGCCATAGTCAAATTACGAGATGAAGGAATTACCTACTGTGACCCCACACATGAAGCCGAGCAACAATGGCGCGAGAAGATTGTGGAGTTGAGCGACAAGACGTTATTTCCACAGACGGATAGCTGGTATATGGGTGCTAATGTGCCGGGCAAGCTTCGAGAGCAGCTGAACTTTGCCGGGGGATTCCCGCTGTATAGGCAGATGACGCGCAGCGCGCTAGAGAATGGGTTTGAGGGATTCATCACGGCGTGA
- a CDS encoding ABC1 family protein — MRTALLFGRQYLRPGLPKLTARASTRPLVNASRFRRQFAPPRFKTGKVLWSGAAAGGAILSPLAFVDVAHKKTDNGEQTHEEAMLEASRKELDEQVPHALRNSSKYRRGIYFFIEDYIIEPIATGFRFLHLVIIFVPVIVTIPVIWFGARQPDRDDERSGTLWWYGFLVTSMERAGAAFIKLGQWAASRTDVFPTEMCAIMSNLHSNAPAHTLQVTKQTIEAAFDGRSFDDIFEEFDETPLGVGAIAQVYKAKLKPELATLESNSIDREQPNLARRIKKNFDVTLKSSPSRVPSSHVAIKVLHPKIEKIVRRDLRIMGFFAAIINAVPTMEWLSFPDEVEQFGEMMRLQLDLRIEAANLTLFRQNFKHRTTAWFPYPYTEYTTRNVLIEEFAQGIPMEDFLQNGGGVFQKDIADEGLDAFLTMVLIDNFIHADLHPGNIMVRFYKPQQLDVSIFAKKEERTTGPKESPDVTEEVLERLRPHRKNPQQWRTTLQEIDNEGYRPQLIFIDTGLVTELNARNRANFLDLFKAVAEFDGYKAGHLMVERCRQPDAVLDGEVFALRMQHLVLGVKSRTFALGNIKIGDILNEVLSMVRTHHVRLEGDFVNVVLSILLLEGIGRSLNPNLDLFAGALPILRQLGAQSGSSMIRGGDFSMLKVWVGLEARSFLQASIDTVERYVKSDQLSPNI, encoded by the exons ATGAGGACTGCGCTCCTTTTTGGTCGCCAATATCTCCGCCCGGGTCTCCCTAAACTGACCGCCCGCGCATCGACGCGACCCTTGGTCAACGCCTCTCGTTTCCGCCGACAATTTGCGCCGCCGAGGTTCAAGACTGGGAAGGTACTATGGTCTGGTGCCGCCGCTGGTGGTGCCATACTCAGCCCGCTTGCATTTGTCGATGTAGCCCATAAGAAGACAGACAATGGGGAGCAAACGCATGAAGAGGCTATGCTGGAGGCGTCGAGGAAGGAGCTTGACGAGCAGGTCCCGCATGCGCTGAGGAATTCGTCCAAATATCGACGAGGCATATACTTCTTCATCGAAGATTACATAATCGAGCCCATAGCCACTGGATTCCGCTTTCTACATCTGGTCATCATCTTCGTGCCCGTCATCGTAACGATACCGGTGATATGGTTTGGAGCACGGCAGCCAGATAGGGACGATGAGCGGAGCGGAACCCTATGGTGGTATGGCTTCTTAGTTACCTCTATGGAGCGCGCGGGGGCCGCATTCATCAAA TTGGGCCAATGGGCCGCCTCCCGAACAGACGTTTTCCCGACCGAGATGTGCGCCATTATGTCAAACCTCCATTCCAATGCTCCAGCGCACACATTGCAGGTCACAAAGCAAACAATCGAGGCCGCATTTGATGGACGAAGCTTTGACGACATCTTTGAGGAGTTTGACGAGACGCCCTTGGGCGTGGGTGCCATTGCCCAAGTATACAAGGCCAAGTTGAAGCCTGAGCTCGCGACGTTAGAGAGCAACTCAATCGACCGGGAGCAGCCCAACCTGGCCCGTAGGATCAAGAAGAACTTTGACGTGACTCTGAAGAGTTCACCATCAAGAGTACCCTCCAGCCATGTTGCAATCAAGGTCTTGCACCCCAAGATTGAGAAGATAGTCCGCAGAGACTTACGCATAATGGGCTTCTTTGCTGCCATCATCAACGCCGTACCTACCATGGAGTGGCTCTCATTCCCAGATGAAGTTGAGCAGTTTGGCGAAATGATGAGACTGCAACTTGATCTGCGCATTGAGGCTGCAAATCTCACTCTTTTCCGCCAAAACTTTAAACACAGGACTACAGCCTGGTTTCCTTACCCCTACACTGAATACACTACGCGCAACGTGCTGATCGAGGAGTTCGCTCAGGGTATACCTATGGAAGACTTCCTACAAAACGGAGGCGGCGTATTCCAGAAAGATATTGCAGATGAGGGACTAGATGCTTTCCTCACCATGGTTCTCATCGACAACTTCATTCACGCGGATCTGCACCCGGGAAATATCATGGTCCGGTTCTATAAGCCACAGCAGCTAGATGTCTCCATCTTCGCCAAGAAAGAGGAACGTACGACCGGGCCTAAGGAGTCGCCAGATGTTACCGAGGAGGTGCTGGAACGTCTACGACCGCATAGGAAAAACCCACAGCAATGGAGAACGACGCTCCAAGAGATTGATAACGAAGGCTACAGACCACAACTCATTTTTATCGATACAGGCCTTGTGACGGAGCTCAATGCGAGGAACCGCGCCAACTTCCTAGACCTCTTCAAGGCAGTTGCGGAGTTTGATGGATACAAAGCAGGTCATTTGATGGTAGAGAGGTGCAGACAGCCAGATGCTGTGCTCGATGGTGAGGTCTTCGCTTTGCGCATGCAGCACTTGGTGTTGGGTGTCAAGAGCCGCACTTTTGCTCTCGGCAATATCAAAATCGGAGACATCCTTAATGAGGTCTTGTCTATGGTACGAACACATCATGTCCGCCTCGAAGGTGACTTTGTGAACGTCGTTTTGAGTATTCTCCTTTTGGAGGGTATCGGGCGAAGCTTGAATCCCAACTTGGATCTTTTCGCGGG TGCACTCCCAATTCTACGTCAACTCGGTGCGCAAAGTGGCTCCTCTATGATCCGTGGTGGTGACTTCTCCATGCTCAAGGTCTGGGTTGGTCTTGAAGCACGCAGCTTTTTGCAAGCCTCAATTGATACG GTCGAACGATATGTCAAGTCCGACCAGCTCTCACCTAATATTTAG
- a CDS encoding putative kelch domain-containing protein, with the protein MEAGAAGVLYAAENLLEGAAAFVKGITHPTQPIKANLTRISSVPLPRSHHTVAVVKGRAYIFGGEIEDGKLADNDMHVVILPSSGVLDADYTKYPPRSANGLDDVPSPRKGHTATAIDDSIYIFGGEGEGVTNENGRLWVYDTVSNTWSSLESADAVFPSQRTGHASASSDLPGPKTTTYVEKAPQAPADPAQNVPEPPESNTYGTVFVVGGRDTTSHELLNDAYAFDVKTRTWKIIPSPPGHPREGASLALVGSRLYRFGGKGVETFASGAAEFIDASHVWTHAERGTTPVNSGWGWEEVKHVERQGTADTAPQARSGAGLVGVTTGQGRHYLLAIGGETENGSYLDDIWALQLASERSSAAATKDSIRNTMKRDTHESQWAEAIYRYVDTKGEEESEIPGKPKRGLGARGHFGIAKGTEVDGATCVVWGGLDANGKTLGDGWMVTVDR; encoded by the coding sequence ATGGAAGCCGGGGCAGCCGGTGTTCTCTATGCAGCCGAAAACCTGCTCGAGGGCGCTGCAGCCTTCGTGAAGGGAATCACTCACCCGACGCAGCCGATCAAAGCAAATCTGACACGCATATCGTCCGTACCGCTTCCTCGATCGCACCACACGGTCGCGGTAGTCAAAGGCCGTGCCTACATATTCGGTGGAGAGATTGAAGATGGCAAACTTGCGGACAACGATATGCATGTTGTGATCCTGCCCTCAAGTGGCGTCCTTGATGCCGACTACACAAAGTACCCTCCCCGTTCAGCAAATGGCTTGGACGACGTACCGAGCCCGAGAAAAGGACACACGGCAACAGCGATTGATGATAGCATCTACATCTTTGGTGGTGAGGGAGAGGGCGTGACAAATGAGAATGGCAGGTTGTGGGTGTACGATACGGTATCGAATACTTGGTCATCTCTAGAGTCCGCCGACGCGGTCTTTCCTAGCCAGCGAACAGGTCATGCTTCTGCGAGCTCAGACCTACCAGGCCCCAAAACAACAACTTATGTGGAGAAGGCACCGCAAGCTCCTGCAGACCCTGCTCAAAACGTTCCGGAACCACCAGAGTCGAATACATATGGTACAGTTTTCGTTGTTGGTGGTCGCGACACAACTAGCCATGAACTGTTGAACGATGCATACGCTTTCGATGTcaagacgcgaacatggaAAATCATTCCCTCTCCACCAGGACATCCCCGTGAAGGCGCGAGTTTGGCCCTCGTCGGCAGCCGACTGTATCGGTTTGGGGGTAAAGGTGTGGAGACGTTCGCTTCGGGCGCAGCCGAATTCATTGACGCTTCACATGTCTGGACACATGCAGAGCGCGGGACTACACCAGTCAACAGCGGTTGGGGCTGGGAAGAAGTCAAGCACGTAGAAAGGCAAGGCACGGCAGACACAGCACCACAAGCGCGCTCCGGCGCAGGACTCGTGGGCGTCACAACAGGCCAAGGACGACACTACCTCTTAGCTATCGGCGGCGAAACTGAAAATGGGAGCTACCTAGACGATATCTGGGCTTTGCAGCTTGCATCTGAACGATCCTCGGCCGCTGCAACCAAGGATTCTATCCGCAATACAATGAAAAGGGACACACACGAGTCGCAATGGGCGGAGGCAATATATCGATATGTAGACACGAAGGGGGAAGAGGAGAGCGAGATCCCCGGGAAACCTAAAAGGGGACTGGGCGCGCGAGGTCATTTCGGCATCGCGAAGGGCACAGAAGTCGATGGAGCGACATGCGTTGTATGGGGAGGTCTCGATGCAAATGGCAAGACACTAGGTGATGGTTGGATGGTGACTGTTGACAGGTGA